A stretch of Paraburkholderia phenazinium DNA encodes these proteins:
- a CDS encoding BMP family protein translates to MFKALKSGRRGWAVRGRTGQVMLLLATAAMVATSSYAIAAEKAAVLLPGSINDQSWNAQGYEGVKRLKAMGWDVAYSENVQPADMAQAMRDYAQRGYSVVIGHTGRFQSAAEAVAPRFPKTIFVVGSGASGEGKNVTSVDFDNTQFGFLEGVLAARMSKTGKIGSVNGLEGLPNVVAQVGAFRKGALSVRPDIQVKVIYVQDMEDAAGAKEAALSLAAWGADFITGKLNAGQSGIIEAAKEKNIYATGRSVGDTAIAPNNVLTNIVEQWGDMYAAIAAAAAKGSGGGQYQLYGLNSKGSTGAQLQYLQGQPFNPAVPAAVVQELNADEQKFASGTLKVSVTAKDARGGL, encoded by the coding sequence ATGTTCAAAGCGCTGAAGAGTGGCCGACGCGGGTGGGCTGTGCGTGGCCGTACCGGGCAAGTCATGTTGTTGCTGGCGACAGCAGCGATGGTTGCAACCTCGTCATATGCAATCGCGGCTGAAAAGGCTGCCGTGCTCTTGCCAGGCAGCATCAACGACCAGAGCTGGAACGCCCAGGGCTACGAAGGGGTCAAGCGTCTGAAGGCCATGGGCTGGGATGTCGCCTACTCCGAGAACGTCCAGCCCGCCGATATGGCGCAGGCGATGCGCGACTACGCGCAACGCGGCTATAGCGTGGTGATCGGTCATACAGGCCGTTTCCAGTCCGCGGCCGAGGCTGTCGCCCCGCGCTTTCCCAAAACGATCTTCGTGGTGGGTTCCGGGGCGTCGGGAGAAGGCAAGAACGTCACGTCGGTCGATTTCGACAACACCCAGTTCGGCTTTCTCGAAGGCGTGCTGGCGGCGCGCATGAGCAAGACCGGCAAGATCGGCTCGGTCAACGGACTCGAGGGCCTGCCCAACGTCGTAGCCCAGGTGGGCGCGTTCCGCAAGGGAGCGCTGAGCGTTAGACCTGACATCCAGGTCAAGGTCATTTACGTGCAGGACATGGAGGACGCGGCGGGCGCCAAGGAAGCGGCGCTGTCACTGGCCGCGTGGGGCGCGGATTTCATCACCGGCAAGCTCAATGCAGGGCAATCCGGAATCATCGAGGCAGCCAAGGAGAAAAATATCTACGCGACAGGCCGCTCGGTCGGCGACACGGCGATCGCGCCGAACAACGTCTTGACCAATATCGTCGAACAATGGGGCGACATGTATGCGGCGATTGCGGCTGCGGCCGCCAAGGGCTCGGGCGGCGGCCAATATCAGCTGTACGGCTTGAATAGCAAGGGCAGCACCGGTGCCCAACTGCAATACCTGCAGGGCCAGCCGTTCAATCCCGCGGTGCCTGCGGCGGTGGTCCAGGAACTCAATGCGGATGAGCAGAAATTCGCCTCGGGCACCCTGAAAGTATCCGTCACGGCGAAGGACGCGCGAGGCGGACTCTGA
- a CDS encoding PDDEXK nuclease domain-containing protein produces the protein MKNSDIAPATYAGIQADIVGVVESARQAAARHVNAVMTAAYWLVGRRIVEFEQAGEGRAEYGEALIKRLAVDLSRRFGRGFGAVNLSQMRRFYLTWPPEVIFQTPSEKSPMQTGHVQTLDLAKLAVCFPLPWSAYVRLLSVRNPGARAFYQTEALRCGWSVRQLDRQVESQFYERIAVSKNKAAMLKTAESAEASDLATPEAAIKDPFVLEFLALKDEYSESDLEDALIQRLADFLLELGDEFAFIGRQRRLRIDDTWFRVDLVFFHRRLRCLIIIDLKAGRFSYADAGQMHLYLNYAKEHWTMPGENPPVGLILCAEKGAAEAHYALDNLPNKVLAAEYQTVLPDEQLIADALQRSRQELEDRRRLRGGAERES, from the coding sequence ATGAAGAACTCCGACATCGCGCCAGCGACCTATGCCGGGATTCAAGCCGATATTGTTGGTGTTGTTGAATCTGCACGCCAAGCCGCCGCGCGCCACGTCAACGCCGTTATGACCGCTGCATACTGGCTTGTGGGCCGACGTATCGTCGAGTTTGAACAGGCTGGCGAGGGGCGGGCTGAGTATGGAGAAGCGCTGATCAAGCGCTTGGCCGTCGATCTGAGCCGACGGTTTGGTAGAGGTTTTGGGGCGGTCAATCTCAGTCAGATGCGGCGCTTTTATCTCACATGGCCTCCTGAGGTGATTTTTCAGACGCCGTCTGAAAAATCACCGATGCAGACGGGTCACGTTCAAACCTTGGACCTCGCGAAGCTCGCCGTATGCTTTCCACTTCCGTGGTCAGCTTATGTGCGGCTGTTATCTGTGAGGAATCCGGGCGCCCGAGCCTTCTACCAGACCGAAGCTTTGCGGTGTGGCTGGTCCGTGCGACAACTCGACCGCCAGGTCGAAAGCCAGTTCTACGAGCGGATTGCTGTGTCAAAGAACAAGGCGGCAATGCTAAAGACGGCAGAGTCAGCGGAAGCTTCTGACCTGGCGACGCCGGAGGCGGCGATCAAAGATCCCTTCGTTCTCGAGTTTCTAGCACTCAAAGACGAATACTCCGAGAGCGACCTGGAAGACGCGCTGATCCAGCGCCTGGCAGACTTTCTTCTGGAACTGGGTGACGAGTTTGCGTTCATTGGTCGTCAGCGGCGATTGCGTATCGATGACACATGGTTTCGTGTGGACCTCGTCTTCTTCCATCGCCGTCTTCGTTGCTTAATCATTATCGATCTGAAGGCTGGGCGCTTCAGTTACGCCGATGCCGGGCAAATGCATCTCTACCTCAATTACGCCAAGGAGCATTGGACGATGCCGGGCGAGAATCCACCTGTGGGTCTGATCCTCTGCGCCGAGAAGGGTGCGGCCGAGGCACACTACGCCCTCGACAATCTGCCAAATAAAGTTTTGGCGGCGGAGTACCAAACGGTGTTGCCCGACGAACAACTGATCGCCGATGCGCTGCAGCGTTCGCGGCAAGAACTTGAGGATCGGCGACGTCTACGAGGCGGCGCAGAGAGAGAGTCTTGA
- a CDS encoding ABC transporter permease, whose translation MQPQRHQTLSERIAGAGLRVHCALIFLFLVAPILAIVPLSFNAGSFFSYPMEGISLRWYAQAFGSHDWQLAFANSIGIGEVATLIATCLGTLAALGLSRPVFPFRTIIMPLLISPMIIPIVVVAAGFYLIFAPLGLVNSYMGVVLAHAALGTPFVVITVTASLLSFDQSLLRAASGLGARPWTTFRRVTLPLIAPAVATGSVFAFATSFDEVIVILFIGGPEQRTVPRQMWSGIRDQIDPSILAVATVLIVFATLLFTAMNWLRGRAAAASSV comes from the coding sequence ATGCAACCCCAACGTCACCAAACGCTGTCCGAACGTATCGCCGGCGCCGGGCTGCGCGTGCATTGCGCGTTGATCTTCCTGTTTCTCGTCGCGCCGATTCTCGCGATCGTGCCGTTGTCGTTCAACGCAGGCTCGTTCTTCTCCTATCCGATGGAAGGCATTTCGCTGCGCTGGTACGCGCAAGCGTTCGGCTCGCACGACTGGCAGCTCGCGTTCGCGAATAGCATCGGCATCGGCGAGGTCGCGACATTGATCGCAACCTGCCTTGGGACACTCGCCGCGCTCGGGCTGAGCCGTCCGGTGTTCCCATTTCGCACGATCATCATGCCGCTGCTGATTTCGCCGATGATCATCCCAATCGTGGTGGTCGCCGCCGGCTTTTACCTGATCTTCGCGCCGCTCGGACTCGTGAACTCGTACATGGGCGTAGTGCTCGCGCATGCGGCGCTTGGCACGCCGTTCGTCGTGATCACGGTGACCGCCTCGCTGCTGTCGTTCGACCAGAGCCTGCTGCGCGCCGCCTCCGGTCTCGGCGCGCGGCCGTGGACCACCTTCCGCCGCGTCACGCTGCCGCTGATCGCACCGGCTGTGGCGACGGGCAGCGTGTTCGCGTTCGCCACGTCGTTCGACGAGGTGATCGTTATTCTCTTCATTGGCGGTCCTGAGCAGCGCACCGTGCCGCGTCAGATGTGGAGCGGCATCCGCGACCAGATCGATCCTTCGATTCTTGCGGTGGCGACGGTGTTGATTGTGTTTGCAACGTTGTTGTTCACTGCGATGAACTGGTTGCGTGGGCGGGCGGCGGCTGCGTCATCGGTTTGA
- a CDS encoding ABC transporter permease, whose amino-acid sequence MNTPMQPTSTIGAGNPGGVRHAWQRARRKAALQALLLALPLLVFLLATFIAPIASLLARSVQNPEVRGSMPQLTVALRAWDGNGVPGEPVFAALGQDLRQSAEAGELGNIARRMNFYQPEFRSLLMKTARETRSQTPDAWKPALIQMDPRWGENETWRLLKRAATSPTPDYLLNAIDAQIAPDGSVTPVPADSAVYRAAFVRTIQISATVTLLCLLLGYPVAYLLATLPPKQGNRLMLFVIVPFWTSLLVRTTAWYVLLQPSGVINTALMRFGIVHHPVPLVFNRTGVLIGMTHILLPYMILAIYSVMKGVSPVYVRAAQSLGAHPVTAFIRVYIPQTLPGVGAGCFLVFVLALGYYITPALLGGAGDEMISQLIASQTNEQLNWGLAGALSCYLVVFTALFYFVFNRLVGIDRLRFG is encoded by the coding sequence ATGAACACGCCAATGCAGCCCACATCAACGATCGGCGCCGGCAACCCCGGCGGCGTTCGTCACGCCTGGCAGCGCGCCCGTCGCAAGGCCGCCCTGCAGGCGTTACTGCTGGCGTTACCGTTGCTCGTGTTCCTGCTCGCCACCTTCATCGCGCCCATCGCCAGTCTGCTGGCGCGCAGTGTGCAGAATCCCGAAGTGCGCGGCAGCATGCCGCAACTGACGGTGGCGCTACGGGCGTGGGATGGCAACGGCGTGCCTGGCGAACCGGTTTTTGCCGCACTCGGGCAAGACTTGCGGCAATCGGCCGAAGCCGGCGAACTCGGTAACATCGCACGCCGAATGAATTTCTATCAGCCGGAGTTCCGCAGCCTGCTGATGAAGACGGCACGCGAAACGCGCTCGCAGACACCCGACGCGTGGAAGCCTGCGCTGATCCAGATGGACCCGCGCTGGGGCGAGAACGAAACATGGCGGCTGCTAAAACGCGCCGCCACGTCGCCGACGCCGGACTACCTTCTCAACGCGATCGATGCACAGATCGCGCCGGACGGTTCCGTGACACCGGTGCCCGCGGACAGCGCCGTCTATCGCGCCGCCTTCGTGCGCACCATCCAGATCAGCGCGACCGTCACGCTCTTGTGTCTGCTGCTCGGCTACCCCGTTGCCTATCTGCTCGCGACGCTACCGCCAAAACAGGGCAACCGGCTCATGCTGTTCGTCATCGTGCCGTTCTGGACATCGCTGCTGGTGCGCACGACCGCGTGGTACGTCCTGCTACAGCCGAGCGGCGTCATCAACACAGCCTTGATGCGCTTCGGCATCGTCCATCATCCCGTGCCGCTGGTCTTCAATCGCACCGGTGTGCTGATCGGCATGACGCACATTCTGCTGCCGTACATGATCCTCGCGATCTATTCGGTGATGAAGGGCGTTTCGCCGGTGTACGTACGGGCCGCGCAATCGCTGGGGGCGCATCCGGTCACGGCATTCATCCGCGTCTATATTCCGCAGACGCTGCCAGGCGTCGGCGCCGGCTGCTTTCTCGTCTTCGTGCTTGCGCTCGGCTACTACATCACGCCTGCGTTACTGGGCGGCGCGGGGGACGAGATGATCAGCCAGCTGATCGCATCGCAGACCAACGAGCAGCTCAACTGGGGACTCGCGGGCGCCCTGTCGTGCTATCTGGTGGTCTTCACGGCCCTCTTCTATTTCGTCTTCAACCGGCTTGTCGGTATCGACCGGCTGCGCTTCGGCTAG
- a CDS encoding ABC transporter substrate-binding protein: protein MAHAADTLSVVTFGGAYESAAKQAWFEPFTAKTGIGFSTESYDGGLAKLSAMEQAKNPTWDLIDLETNDAITACDEGLLQKFDRKQLGNTADFLPGSISDCAVSAMVWSTVYAYDTTKLKTPPTSINDFFDLKKYPGKRGMRKSPKVAMEWALIADGVAPKDVYKVLGTPAGVDRAFKKLDTIKSSIVWWDAGAQAPQLLADGAVVMTQAYNGRIDDATHKDGKPFKVVWDAQVYDYEWWGIPMGAKHAADAEKFIVSASTPQAYADLSKYIAYAPPRKEAIPLIDKARLADLPTAPANFKRPLQIDATFWADNADAISKRFQVWLTQ, encoded by the coding sequence ATGGCGCACGCCGCCGACACGTTGTCCGTCGTCACGTTCGGCGGCGCTTACGAATCGGCAGCAAAACAGGCCTGGTTCGAGCCGTTCACCGCAAAGACCGGGATCGGCTTTTCGACGGAATCGTACGACGGCGGCCTCGCGAAACTGTCCGCGATGGAACAGGCGAAGAACCCCACGTGGGATCTGATCGACCTCGAAACCAACGACGCCATCACGGCATGCGACGAAGGTCTGCTGCAGAAGTTCGACCGCAAGCAGCTCGGCAATACCGCTGACTTTCTGCCTGGCTCGATCAGCGATTGCGCCGTCTCGGCGATGGTGTGGTCGACCGTGTATGCGTACGACACGACAAAGCTGAAGACGCCGCCCACCTCCATCAACGATTTCTTCGATCTGAAGAAATATCCGGGTAAGCGCGGCATGCGCAAATCGCCGAAGGTGGCGATGGAATGGGCGCTGATCGCCGATGGCGTTGCGCCGAAGGACGTCTATAAGGTGCTCGGCACGCCCGCAGGCGTCGACCGCGCATTCAAGAAGCTCGACACGATCAAGTCGAGCATCGTCTGGTGGGACGCGGGTGCGCAGGCACCGCAGCTGCTCGCGGACGGCGCGGTCGTGATGACGCAGGCTTATAACGGCCGCATCGACGATGCCACGCACAAGGATGGCAAGCCCTTCAAGGTCGTCTGGGATGCGCAGGTCTACGACTACGAATGGTGGGGCATTCCGATGGGCGCCAAGCACGCGGCCGACGCGGAGAAGTTCATCGTCTCGGCATCGACTCCGCAGGCCTATGCGGACCTCTCGAAGTACATCGCGTATGCGCCGCCGCGCAAGGAAGCGATTCCGCTGATCGACAAGGCACGCCTCGCCGATCTGCCGACTGCGCCGGCCAACTTCAAGCGTCCGCTGCAGATCGATGCGACGTTCTGGGCCGACAACGCGGATGCGATCAGCAAGCGCTTCCAGGTGTGGCTCACGCAGTAA
- a CDS encoding ABC transporter ATP-binding protein: MSSQSFISFAGVSKSYDGVHSVVEGLDLDVARGEFVSLLGPSGSGKTTTLMMLAGFESPTHGEIRLNGKRLDDKPAHQRDIGMVFQNYALFPHMTIAQNVAFPLSVRKIGRNEQKARVARALEMVELPHLAARRPAQLSGGQQQRVALARALVFEPSVVLMDEPLGALDKRLRESMQYEIMRLHRELSLTVVYVTHDQNEALTMSDRVAVFSDGRIQQAATPTELYENAANAFVANFVGENNGLTGRVVASEGEWATLQLADGTTISGRAGAELRTGGEAMLALRPERAHIAAAAAATADAARGEGDSNVVHALVQELVYCGDHHRVHLKLAHGESVVVKVPNTQHRDLPALGHTVAVTWRRDDCKVLAAVSPRVAVTADGPTQVSPSSSASPLIAGVN; this comes from the coding sequence ATGTCCAGCCAATCGTTCATTTCATTCGCAGGGGTCAGCAAATCGTACGACGGCGTGCATAGCGTCGTCGAAGGTCTCGATCTCGATGTCGCGCGCGGCGAATTCGTCTCACTGCTCGGCCCGTCCGGTTCAGGCAAGACCACGACACTCATGATGCTGGCAGGATTCGAGTCGCCGACGCACGGCGAGATTCGCCTGAACGGCAAGCGGCTCGACGACAAGCCGGCGCACCAGCGCGATATCGGCATGGTGTTCCAGAACTACGCACTGTTCCCGCACATGACGATCGCGCAGAACGTCGCGTTTCCGCTGTCGGTCCGCAAGATTGGTCGTAACGAACAGAAGGCGCGCGTGGCGCGCGCGCTTGAGATGGTCGAGCTGCCCCACCTCGCGGCACGCCGGCCGGCGCAGCTTTCCGGCGGCCAGCAGCAGCGCGTCGCGCTGGCACGCGCATTGGTATTCGAGCCGAGCGTGGTGCTGATGGACGAGCCGCTTGGTGCGCTCGACAAACGCCTGCGCGAAAGCATGCAATACGAAATCATGCGCCTGCATCGCGAGTTGTCGCTGACCGTCGTCTACGTGACGCACGACCAGAACGAAGCGCTGACGATGTCGGACCGCGTCGCCGTGTTTTCCGACGGCCGTATCCAGCAGGCCGCGACACCGACCGAACTCTATGAAAATGCGGCGAATGCGTTTGTGGCGAACTTCGTCGGCGAGAACAACGGCTTGACTGGCCGCGTCGTCGCGAGCGAGGGCGAGTGGGCCACGCTGCAGCTCGCCGACGGCACCACCATCAGCGGCCGCGCCGGAGCCGAACTGCGCACCGGCGGCGAAGCAATGCTGGCCTTGCGGCCCGAGCGCGCGCACATCGCGGCAGCGGCGGCTGCGACGGCCGATGCCGCGCGCGGCGAAGGCGATTCGAATGTCGTGCATGCGCTCGTGCAGGAACTCGTCTATTGCGGCGACCATCACCGCGTGCATCTGAAACTGGCACACGGCGAGAGCGTCGTCGTGAAAGTGCCCAACACACAGCATCGCGATCTGCCTGCACTTGGCCATACCGTGGCCGTGACGTGGCGACGCGACGACTGCAAGGTACTGGCCGCCGTTTCGCCGCGCGTCGCGGTTACCGCCGACGGCCCCACCCAGGTTTCGCCCTCATCGTCCGCATCGCCACTCATCGCAGGAGTTAACTAA
- a CDS encoding aromatic ring-hydroxylating oxygenase subunit alpha — protein sequence MAALATSPDAGPEIARELLANCERPFDDARAMPPRVYTSDAFLALEQREIFHKQWLCVGRASTLSNPGDYLSAQIDGQPIVVLRNEQGELRGLSNVCLHRMSVLLEGRGNVRRIVCPYHAWNYTLDGALAGAPMMERQASFCKESYRLPSIRCETWQGWIYVTLDPDLPSVATQLEELTQLIEPYGMSDYVETFYEEHVWDTNWKILAENFMESYHLPMLHRATVGPHSRLEEMECPPGRAAFNYHWITKEASLPIGNAHPGNTRLQGHWRRTTALLAIYPTHLVTLTPGYFWYLVLQPRGVGKVHIQFGGGLSPEFIDDPKAADYMATLKTLLDEVNAEDRRGVEAVFRGVHAPLARPGNLSHLERPNYDFARYLAQRTASS from the coding sequence ATGGCTGCCCTTGCAACGTCGCCGGATGCCGGACCCGAGATCGCCCGCGAATTGCTGGCGAACTGCGAGCGCCCGTTCGACGATGCGCGCGCCATGCCGCCACGAGTCTATACGTCTGACGCATTTCTCGCGCTCGAACAACGCGAGATCTTTCACAAGCAATGGCTTTGCGTAGGGCGCGCCAGCACGCTCAGCAATCCTGGTGATTACCTGAGCGCGCAGATCGACGGCCAGCCCATCGTGGTACTGCGTAACGAACAGGGCGAGCTGCGCGGCCTGTCGAACGTGTGCCTGCATCGCATGTCGGTGCTGCTCGAAGGACGCGGCAACGTCAGACGTATCGTGTGCCCGTATCACGCATGGAACTACACGCTCGATGGCGCCCTTGCCGGCGCACCGATGATGGAGCGGCAGGCAAGCTTCTGCAAGGAAAGCTACCGGCTGCCGTCGATCCGCTGCGAAACCTGGCAAGGCTGGATCTACGTCACGCTTGATCCTGACCTGCCGTCCGTCGCAACCCAGCTCGAAGAACTCACGCAACTGATCGAGCCGTACGGCATGTCCGACTACGTCGAGACGTTCTACGAAGAACACGTGTGGGACACTAACTGGAAGATCCTCGCGGAAAACTTCATGGAGAGCTACCACCTGCCCATGCTGCATCGTGCCACGGTGGGCCCGCATTCACGGCTCGAAGAGATGGAGTGCCCGCCCGGACGCGCGGCCTTCAACTATCATTGGATTACGAAGGAAGCGTCGCTGCCGATCGGCAATGCGCACCCCGGCAATACGCGTCTGCAGGGACACTGGCGCCGCACGACCGCGCTCCTCGCGATCTACCCGACGCATCTCGTCACGCTCACGCCGGGGTACTTCTGGTACCTCGTGCTGCAGCCGCGCGGTGTGGGCAAGGTGCACATCCAGTTTGGCGGCGGACTCTCGCCCGAGTTTATCGACGATCCCAAAGCGGCCGACTACATGGCCACGCTGAAGACCCTGCTCGACGAGGTCAATGCGGAAGACCGGCGCGGTGTCGAAGCCGTGTTTCGCGGCGTGCATGCCCCGCTCGCGAGGCCAGGCAACCTGAGCCACCTCGAGCGGCCGAACTACGACTTCGCGCGCTATCTCGCGCAGCGAACCGCTTCGTCATGA
- a CDS encoding LysR family transcriptional regulator, translating to MEVGQLHYSLRQLRYFVVTAEALSFTAAAKKLHISQPSISTALADLEASFGVQLFIRHHASGLSLTQAGRDMLGQARNLLKNAEELQSAAREMDGGMSGVIALGCMVSLAPPVMPALISRFIASHSGVTFRTEEAHQDDLLHGLRDGTLDLALTYSLDLTDEVAFTPLVSLPPYVILPKLHRLARARAVSLTDLLNVPYVMLDLPHSREYFAGLFEAVGTRPVPAFRSSQPEVVRGMVANGLGYSLLNFPLKSLRTVDGADFVIKQFKDDVTATTLGIAQSRELKPRQLVKRFADFCETHIRELHRSD from the coding sequence ATGGAAGTGGGTCAATTGCACTATTCGCTGCGGCAGTTGCGGTATTTCGTGGTCACCGCGGAAGCGCTGTCATTCACCGCGGCGGCGAAGAAACTGCATATCTCGCAGCCGTCGATCTCGACGGCGCTTGCCGACCTGGAAGCGTCGTTCGGCGTGCAGCTGTTCATCCGCCATCATGCGAGCGGCCTGTCGCTGACGCAGGCCGGGCGCGACATGCTCGGACAGGCGCGCAATCTTCTGAAGAACGCGGAGGAGCTGCAGTCCGCTGCACGCGAGATGGACGGCGGCATGTCAGGCGTAATCGCACTCGGCTGCATGGTCTCGCTCGCGCCGCCGGTCATGCCGGCGCTCATCAGCCGCTTCATTGCTAGCCACTCGGGCGTCACCTTCCGCACCGAGGAAGCCCATCAGGACGACCTGCTGCACGGCCTGCGCGACGGCACGCTCGATCTCGCGCTCACCTACAGCCTCGACCTCACCGACGAGGTCGCCTTCACGCCCCTCGTTTCGCTGCCGCCCTACGTGATTCTGCCCAAGCTGCACCGGCTCGCCCGCGCACGCGCCGTCTCGCTTACGGATCTGCTCAACGTGCCGTATGTGATGCTCGACCTGCCGCACAGCCGCGAATACTTCGCAGGACTGTTCGAAGCGGTCGGCACGCGGCCTGTGCCTGCGTTCCGTTCGTCGCAGCCGGAAGTGGTGCGCGGGATGGTCGCAAACGGCCTCGGCTACAGCCTCCTTAACTTCCCGCTGAAGTCGCTGAGAACCGTGGACGGCGCGGACTTCGTCATCAAGCAGTTCAAGGACGACGTGACGGCGACCACGCTTGGCATCGCACAATCGCGCGAACTGAAACCACGCCAGTTAGTGAAGCGATTCGCGGACTTCTGCGAGACGCACATCCGCGAACTGCATCGCAGTGACTGA
- a CDS encoding flavin-containing monooxygenase, with translation MTAEKTSIDTLVVGAGQAGVAMSEHLSRQGVPHLVLERSRIAERWRTGRWDSLVANGPAWHDRFPGLEFDDLDPDAFPSKDRVADYFEAYARQFNAPIRTGVEVTKVERSAGRPGFTIETSEGIVEANRVVVATGAFQRPLIPPVAPHDERLTQIHSADYRNPGQLPLGAVLVVGAGSSGVQIADELQRSGRQVYLSVGPHDRPPRAYRNRDYCWWLGVLGEWDKEVATPGREHVTIAVSGARGGHTVDFRALAQQGIVLAGLTKSFERGVVAFQPDLAANLTRGDENYLALLDTADAYIARNGLDLPEEPEARKMLADPECVTHPLLELDLAEAGVTSIVWATGYTADYSWLHVSAFAANGKPQHQRGVSSEPGVYFLGLPWLSRRGSSFIWGVWHDAMHIADHIATQRGYLSYRDASQRQTQDFFHYAEGA, from the coding sequence ATGACAGCTGAAAAAACGTCAATCGATACGCTTGTGGTGGGCGCCGGTCAGGCCGGGGTGGCCATGAGCGAACATCTGAGCAGGCAAGGGGTGCCGCATCTCGTGCTGGAACGCAGCCGCATTGCCGAGCGCTGGCGCACGGGACGTTGGGACTCTCTGGTGGCCAACGGCCCGGCATGGCATGACCGGTTTCCGGGTCTGGAATTCGACGATCTCGATCCCGACGCCTTTCCGTCCAAAGACCGGGTGGCGGATTATTTCGAAGCGTATGCGAGGCAGTTCAATGCGCCTATCCGCACCGGCGTCGAGGTGACGAAAGTGGAGCGTAGCGCGGGCCGGCCTGGTTTCACGATTGAGACGTCGGAGGGCATTGTCGAGGCCAATCGTGTGGTGGTCGCGACCGGCGCGTTCCAGCGTCCCCTGATTCCGCCTGTTGCGCCGCACGACGAGCGGCTCACGCAGATTCATTCCGCCGACTACCGCAATCCAGGCCAGTTGCCCCTGGGCGCCGTTCTGGTAGTGGGAGCCGGGTCGTCAGGGGTGCAGATTGCCGATGAACTGCAGCGCTCGGGCAGGCAGGTATATCTCTCGGTGGGGCCGCATGATCGTCCGCCGCGCGCCTATCGCAACCGCGATTACTGCTGGTGGTTAGGCGTGCTGGGCGAGTGGGACAAGGAGGTCGCGACACCGGGCAGGGAGCACGTCACCATTGCGGTGAGCGGTGCCCGTGGCGGCCATACCGTCGACTTCCGGGCGCTTGCCCAGCAAGGCATCGTACTCGCCGGTCTGACGAAATCGTTCGAGCGCGGCGTCGTCGCCTTCCAGCCGGATCTTGCAGCCAACCTCACCCGCGGTGACGAAAACTATCTGGCGCTGCTCGACACGGCGGACGCGTATATCGCTCGAAATGGCCTGGACCTTCCGGAAGAACCGGAGGCGCGCAAAATGCTGGCCGATCCCGAATGCGTGACCCATCCGCTTCTCGAGCTCGATCTCGCGGAGGCTGGCGTGACTTCCATTGTCTGGGCGACTGGCTATACGGCCGACTACAGCTGGCTGCATGTCAGCGCCTTCGCCGCGAACGGAAAGCCGCAACATCAACGAGGCGTGTCGTCCGAGCCCGGCGTTTATTTTCTGGGCCTACCGTGGTTGTCGCGGCGTGGCTCCAGTTTCATCTGGGGTGTGTGGCACGACGCCATGCACATTGCCGACCATATCGCCACGCAGCGCGGGTATCTCTCGTATCGCGATGCGTCGCAACGTCAAACACAGGATTTTTTTCACTACGCTGAAGGCGCATGA
- a CDS encoding RidA family protein: MNQPTHTRIRMFNTKDTYPNQALDNDLCQAVRAGNTVYVRGQVGTDFDGNLIGLGDPQAQAEQAMKNVKQLLEEAGSDLSHIVKTTTYLIDPRYREPVYQEVGKWLKGVYPISTGLVVSALGQPQWLMEIDVIAVIPDNWKPNQD, encoded by the coding sequence ATGAACCAACCTACGCACACCCGCATCCGCATGTTCAACACGAAGGATACTTACCCCAACCAGGCGCTGGATAACGACCTCTGCCAGGCCGTGCGGGCTGGCAACACCGTTTATGTGCGCGGGCAGGTGGGCACGGATTTCGATGGCAATCTGATCGGGCTCGGCGATCCGCAGGCTCAGGCCGAGCAGGCGATGAAGAACGTCAAGCAGCTGCTCGAGGAAGCGGGCAGCGACCTGTCGCATATCGTCAAGACCACCACGTACCTGATCGACCCGCGTTATCGCGAGCCGGTGTATCAGGAAGTCGGTAAATGGTTGAAGGGGGTCTATCCGATTTCCACCGGCCTCGTGGTCAGCGCCCTGGGTCAGCCTCAATGGCTGATGGAGATCGACGTGATCGCGGTGATTCCCGATAACTGGAAGCCGAATCAGGATTAA